In one Chitinophaga sancti genomic region, the following are encoded:
- a CDS encoding RluA family pseudouridine synthase, translating into MRINDLIIKETPDYVIVNKPAGVLTIPDRHDNQLSSVQGLLKKHFGNIFTVHRLDKDTSGVILFAKNEVAHKYYSQAFEGRNVQKFYLGLVNGQLVPATGTIQEAIAEHPITKGKMVTAKKGKASHTDYEVLDAFGLYSLVKFQIHTGRTHQIRVHMKHVGHPIAVDEMYGTATPVLLSAIKKGYKLGKHDVEERPLLSRLALHSFQLHFTDQQGEAQVAEAPLAKDIQAVVTQLRKNSSGYIPKLVL; encoded by the coding sequence ATGCGCATTAACGACCTGATTATAAAAGAAACGCCGGACTATGTGATCGTGAACAAACCGGCAGGCGTGCTCACCATTCCGGACAGGCACGACAACCAGCTTTCCTCTGTACAGGGCCTGCTGAAGAAACACTTTGGCAACATCTTTACTGTACACAGACTGGATAAGGATACCAGTGGCGTGATCCTCTTTGCTAAAAACGAAGTGGCCCACAAGTATTACTCCCAGGCATTTGAAGGCAGAAACGTACAGAAGTTCTACCTGGGCCTGGTAAACGGTCAGCTGGTACCTGCTACCGGCACCATCCAGGAAGCTATTGCAGAGCACCCGATTACAAAAGGCAAGATGGTAACTGCAAAAAAAGGGAAAGCTTCACACACCGATTATGAAGTACTGGATGCATTTGGCCTCTACAGCCTGGTAAAATTCCAGATTCATACCGGTCGCACTCACCAGATCAGGGTACACATGAAGCATGTGGGCCACCCGATTGCAGTGGATGAGATGTATGGCACCGCGACCCCGGTTCTGCTGTCTGCTATCAAGAAAGGTTATAAACTGGGTAAGCACGATGTAGAAGAACGCCCCTTGCTGAGCCGCCTCGCATTGCATTCTTTCCAGCTGCATTTTACTGATCAGCAGGGAGAAGCACAGGTAGCCGAAGCACCGCTGGCTAAGGATATCCAGGCGGTGGTAACACAGCTGCGTAAAAACAGCAGTGGATATATACCGAAGTTGGTATTATAA
- a CDS encoding peroxiredoxin, whose protein sequence is MSLRLGDIAPNFQAKTSIGDIDFYEFLGDSWGVLFSHPADYTPVCTTELGRTAALKDEFAKRNVKVLALSVDPVDKHLGWINDINETQNTKVEFPIIADEDRKVSDLYDMIHPNASETFTVRSLFIIGPDKKVKLIITYPASTGRNFHEVLRVIDSLQLTANYQVATPANWQDGEDVIITPAVKTEDIPARFPKGHKIIKPYLRTTPQPNK, encoded by the coding sequence ATGAGCTTAAGACTCGGAGATATCGCACCAAACTTCCAGGCAAAAACGTCGATCGGAGATATAGATTTTTATGAGTTCCTGGGTGATAGCTGGGGAGTATTATTCTCTCACCCTGCTGATTATACCCCGGTATGTACTACCGAATTAGGTAGAACTGCAGCATTGAAAGATGAATTCGCCAAGCGTAATGTAAAAGTGCTTGCACTCAGCGTTGACCCGGTAGATAAACACCTCGGCTGGATCAATGATATTAACGAAACACAGAACACCAAAGTGGAATTCCCTATCATCGCAGATGAAGACAGAAAAGTGTCCGACCTGTACGATATGATCCACCCAAATGCATCTGAAACTTTCACTGTCAGGTCTCTGTTCATCATCGGCCCGGACAAGAAAGTAAAACTCATCATCACTTACCCTGCTTCTACAGGAAGAAACTTCCATGAAGTACTGCGTGTAATTGACTCCCTGCAGCTGACGGCTAACTACCAGGTAGCGACCCCGGCAAACTGGCAGGATGGTGAAGATGTAATCATAACGCCTGCTGTGAAAACGGAGGATATTCCTGCACGTTTCCCTAAAGGCCACAAAATTATCAAGCCTTATCTGAGAACAACACCTCAACCAAATAAATAA
- a CDS encoding pseudouridine synthase, giving the protein MKKNKPAKKGFAPFKENKSRAKSDDSRPAKRSAAGGRPPRKDNDGEGFRGRKSDGEGFRPRKTDGEGGRKSDGEGFRPRKTDGEGFRGRKSDGEGFRPRKTDGEGFRGRKSDGEGFRPRKTDGEGFRGRKSDGEGFRPRKTDGEGFRGRKSDGEGFRPRKDDGEGFRGRKSDGEGFRPRKDDGEGFRGRKSDDGEGFRPRKSDDSEGPRPRKTLRRLTGKDDNGDPLPAFKKKEHTDGEDEHRRSRIKPKLKTANGRTPFKPKPGSSRPKPGSDREDSAFHGTERGGKRGNDDRDTPSGFNRKKYFDNTNDRFAAKQDRKTAARKARNSDAGGSFSRRNDSDRNDNGVAIEGEMPLNKYIAHCGLCSRRKAVDYVKEGKITVNGEVITEPAFKVTKRDEVSILGKKMHIQKNLVYILLNKPKGYITTTDDPEGRKTVMELIQDATEEERVYPVGRLDRNTSGLLLLTNDGELAQKLSHPKHSIRKIYHVGLNKPLTKAHFEAILAGVELEDGIANVDVLGYVDNADKTQIGIEIHSGKNRIVRRIFEHLEYEVEKLDRVTYAGLTKKNINRGSWRYLTEKEIILLKHFK; this is encoded by the coding sequence ATGAAGAAAAATAAACCTGCTAAAAAAGGATTCGCTCCTTTTAAGGAAAATAAATCAAGGGCAAAGAGTGATGATTCCCGCCCGGCGAAACGTAGTGCAGCTGGTGGACGTCCACCGCGCAAGGATAATGATGGTGAAGGATTCCGTGGCCGTAAGAGTGATGGGGAAGGTTTCCGCCCTCGTAAAACGGATGGTGAAGGTGGTCGTAAGAGTGATGGAGAGGGTTTCCGCCCCCGTAAAACGGATGGTGAAGGATTCCGTGGTCGCAAGAGCGATGGAGAAGGTTTCCGCCCCCGTAAAACGGATGGTGAAGGATTCCGTGGTCGCAAGAGCGATGGAGAAGGTTTCCGCCCCCGTAAAACGGATGGTGAAGGATTCCGTGGTCGCAAGAGTGATGGAGAAGGTTTCCGCCCCCGTAAAACGGATGGTGAAGGATTCCGTGGTCGTAAGAGTGACGGAGAAGGTTTCCGCCCCCGTAAAGATGATGGTGAAGGATTCCGTGGTCGTAAGAGTGATGGAGAAGGTTTCCGCCCCCGTAAAGATGATGGTGAAGGATTCCGTGGTCGTAAGAGTGATGATGGAGAAGGTTTCCGTCCTCGTAAAAGCGATGACAGCGAAGGCCCACGCCCACGCAAAACATTACGTCGCCTTACCGGCAAAGACGATAATGGTGATCCACTGCCAGCATTCAAAAAGAAAGAACATACAGATGGCGAGGATGAACACCGCCGTTCCAGGATAAAACCAAAGCTGAAGACTGCAAATGGCAGAACGCCATTCAAACCTAAGCCAGGTTCCAGCCGTCCAAAGCCAGGTTCTGACCGCGAAGACAGCGCCTTCCATGGTACTGAGCGTGGTGGCAAAAGAGGCAATGATGACCGTGATACTCCAAGTGGCTTTAACCGCAAGAAATATTTCGACAACACCAACGATCGCTTTGCTGCTAAACAGGATCGTAAAACTGCTGCCAGAAAAGCACGCAATAGCGACGCAGGCGGTTCATTCAGCAGAAGAAACGACAGCGACAGAAATGACAATGGGGTTGCTATCGAAGGCGAAATGCCACTGAATAAGTACATCGCCCATTGTGGCCTGTGCTCCCGTCGTAAAGCGGTAGACTATGTAAAAGAAGGTAAGATCACTGTAAATGGAGAAGTGATCACCGAACCTGCTTTCAAAGTAACCAAGAGAGACGAAGTCAGCATCCTTGGTAAAAAGATGCATATCCAGAAAAACCTGGTATACATCCTCCTGAACAAACCAAAAGGTTACATTACTACCACTGACGACCCTGAGGGCCGTAAGACCGTGATGGAACTGATCCAGGATGCGACCGAAGAAGAAAGAGTATATCCTGTAGGGCGCCTGGACCGCAATACATCCGGCCTGCTGCTGCTGACCAATGATGGTGAACTGGCACAGAAACTCTCCCACCCTAAGCACAGCATCCGCAAGATCTATCACGTAGGTCTGAACAAACCTCTGACCAAAGCACATTTTGAAGCGATCCTCGCTGGTGTGGAACTGGAAGACGGTATTGCCAATGTGGATGTGCTGGGTTATGTGGATAATGCAGATAAAACACAGATTGGTATTGAGATCCATAGCGGTAAGAACCGTATCGTTCGCCGTATTTTCGAACACCTGGAGTATGAGGTGGAGAAACTCGATCGCGTAACCTATGCAGGACTGACCAAGAAGAATATCAACAGGGGCAGCTGGCGCTACCTGACAGAGAAAGAAATCATCCTGCTTAAGCATTTCAAATAA